Genomic window (Deltaproteobacteria bacterium):
TCTCGGTGGCAAGGCTGGCGGATTCCGTATGCAGGCTATATCCCCACCTTGATCGGGACCTTCTGGTATCAGCCGCCCTGATTCACGACATCGGAAAAATAGAAGAATTCACCTTTTCCCGCCCTCCGATAGACTATTCAGACAAGGGCAGACTCCTTGGTCATATCGTACTGGGTATTTCTATTATTGACAATTTTGTCGCAAGACTCGGCATTAAGGACTCATCTCAGCAGATAGTCACCCTGAAACACCTCGTGCTCAGCCATCACGGCCAGAGGGAATTCGGTGCGCCTGTAGTCCCCATGATGGAGGAAGCCATAGCACTGAATTATATAGATGACCTGGATGCCAAACTGAACTATCTTGGAGGTCTGAAAAAAGATATTCCCGGGGCGGCTTATGGTTGGACTGAGTATCAGAGGCTCCTTGAGCGTCATTTCTACCTTCAGGGTCAGGACAAGGCCCTGAAAGAGTCAACAGAAGACATAGAAGCGGAAGACCCGTCTGCCCCGGCCGAGCCTTGTGATGCCGTGCGTGGCCGGCCAGGTACTCAGCCCAGCCTGTGGTCAGGAAAAAAACAAGTGTGAACTTAAGCGTTCACATTACCCCGGACAGGGAGTGAATTTACGTGTGAACAGGCAAGCGCCGGCTGATATTCCAGGCCAGGAAAGGGCCTTCCGGCTCTTCGGCCGCATGATGAAAAGGGGCCTTTTGGCCCATGCCTATCTATTGGCAGGACCTTCCGGAGCGGGCAAAGAGGCCCTGGCCCTTTCCATTGCGAAATTGCTCCTGTGTGAACACCCTTATCCTGGAGAGGACCATCCAAGGCCATGCGGCAGTTGTGCAGGGTGCATCAAGTTTGAGCACCGCACCCACCCTGACCTTGAGATCCTGAAGC
Coding sequences:
- a CDS encoding metal-dependent phosphohydrolase, with translation MEKGTYISAIQPGATVEGLFCVSSKRMLETRNGEPYLAVTLTDRTGEIEGRVWEGAKRLDAVFSKGDYVRIRGEAQKFREATQLKITHLESIGDDGVDPGLFLPVAQADTDELWSEFRKYIRGIKSDVFVSLLNEIFRDRKISKAFKLAPAGKRMHHAYIGGLLEHSVSVARLADSVCRLYPHLDRDLLVSAALIHDIGKIEEFTFSRPPIDYSDKGRLLGHIVLGISIIDNFVARLGIKDSSQQIVTLKHLVLSHHGQREFGAPVVPMMEEAIALNYIDDLDAKLNYLGGLKKDIPGAAYGWTEYQRLLERHFYLQGQDKALKESTEDIEAEDPSAPAEPCDAVRGRPGTQPSLWSGKKQV